A single window of Stigmatella aurantiaca DNA harbors:
- a CDS encoding NAD(P)/FAD-dependent oxidoreductase, which produces MAYRVNNIGLWLDEPEELLGQRAAEKLGVTRSDLASVRVVRSVLDARKKGSPRYIYTLEVTLAPGRPPPRLPPDVGEAPALPEPLPRVKEPERWPLIIGTGPAGLFCALGLLERGVRSILLERGREVVTRRKDVAKLMRDGTLHPESNMNFGEGGAGAYTDGKLSTRINHPMVRKVIETFAQYGAPDHILIEGKPHIGSDLLPGAVARIRDMLIAGGCQVLFEHKVEDLLYRDGRVAGLKLVDGRTLESDRVVLAPGNSARELYERFAADKHVSVEAKPFALGFRAEHPQGLINSIQYGSAAKNPRLPPADYKLAENLDVDGEVRGIYSFCMCPGGIVVPTPTEDGQQCTNGMSNSRRNAKFANSGIVVTVSVQDFEREGFHGPLAGLEFQRHWEQKAYALGGGKFFAPAQTIPDYLAGRAKKDPGDTSYRPGIVKTDLNVLFPARLTESIKQALRAFDRKMRGFNSDEGKLIGIESRTSSPLRITRGENLQSVSLKGLYPVGEGCGYAGGIVSSAIDGLRAAEQIASELT; this is translated from the coding sequence ATGGCGTACCGGGTGAACAACATCGGGCTGTGGCTGGACGAGCCGGAGGAGCTGCTCGGCCAGCGTGCGGCGGAGAAGCTGGGGGTGACCCGGTCCGATCTCGCGTCGGTGCGTGTGGTGCGCTCGGTGCTGGATGCCCGCAAGAAGGGCAGCCCTCGCTACATCTATACGCTCGAAGTCACCCTCGCCCCGGGCCGCCCCCCGCCCCGCCTCCCGCCGGATGTGGGCGAGGCCCCGGCCCTGCCCGAGCCGCTGCCCCGGGTGAAGGAGCCCGAGCGCTGGCCGCTCATCATCGGTACCGGGCCCGCGGGCCTCTTCTGCGCCCTGGGGCTCCTGGAGCGCGGGGTGCGCAGCATCCTGCTGGAGCGGGGGCGCGAGGTGGTGACGCGCCGCAAGGACGTGGCGAAGCTGATGCGCGATGGCACGCTCCACCCGGAGAGCAACATGAACTTCGGCGAGGGCGGCGCCGGGGCCTACACGGACGGCAAGCTCTCCACGCGCATCAACCACCCCATGGTGCGCAAGGTCATCGAGACGTTCGCCCAGTACGGCGCGCCGGACCACATCCTCATCGAGGGCAAGCCGCACATCGGCTCGGACCTGCTGCCGGGCGCGGTGGCGCGCATCCGCGACATGCTCATCGCCGGCGGGTGCCAGGTGCTCTTCGAGCACAAGGTGGAGGACCTGCTCTACCGGGATGGCCGGGTGGCGGGGCTGAAGCTGGTGGATGGGCGCACGCTGGAGAGCGACCGGGTGGTGCTCGCGCCGGGCAACTCGGCGCGCGAGCTGTACGAGCGCTTCGCGGCGGACAAGCACGTGAGCGTGGAGGCCAAGCCCTTCGCCCTGGGCTTCCGGGCCGAGCACCCGCAGGGGCTCATCAACAGCATCCAGTACGGCAGCGCGGCGAAGAACCCCCGCCTGCCCCCGGCCGACTACAAGCTGGCCGAGAACCTGGATGTGGACGGCGAGGTGCGCGGCATCTACTCGTTCTGCATGTGCCCCGGCGGCATCGTGGTGCCCACGCCCACCGAGGACGGCCAGCAGTGCACCAACGGCATGAGCAACTCGCGCCGCAACGCGAAGTTCGCCAACTCCGGCATCGTCGTCACCGTGTCCGTGCAGGACTTCGAGCGCGAGGGCTTCCACGGCCCGCTCGCGGGGCTGGAGTTCCAGCGCCACTGGGAGCAGAAGGCCTATGCGCTGGGCGGCGGGAAGTTCTTCGCCCCCGCGCAGACCATCCCGGACTACCTCGCCGGCCGGGCCAAGAAGGACCCCGGGGACACCAGCTACCGGCCCGGCATCGTCAAGACGGACCTCAACGTCCTGTTCCCCGCCCGCCTCACCGAGTCCATCAAGCAGGCCCTGCGCGCCTTCGACCGGAAGATGCGCGGCTTCAACAGCGACGAGGGCAAGCTCATCGGCATCGAGAGCCGCACCAGCTCCCCGCTGCGCATCACCCGCGGCGAGAACCTGCAGTCCGTGTCGCTCAAGGGCCTGTACCCCGTGGGCGAGGGCTGCGGCTACGCGGGGGGCATCGTCTCCTCGGCCATTGATGGACTGCGGGCCGCTG
- a CDS encoding diacylglycerol kinase translates to MTHPHPPRPQFPHRGAAGLLASFHHAWKGLIHTVVYQRNMRVHLVSGVLVGLVGSGIPLGLAEKVTLIFCVLLIFFAEILNSALEHLVDLAVQQFDEKARLAKDAAAAGVMVLALGTVVIFAALLVHNWGTVLTSGPQIARQVKLGLPFTACVTLLVLPQARPAWVDWLAFLGAGGLIAIQATETASSVFSTLTAGLLVVAGAAARERRREAAHKKTGGAPVAHHS, encoded by the coding sequence ATGACCCACCCCCACCCGCCTCGCCCCCAATTCCCACACCGTGGCGCCGCTGGCCTGCTGGCCTCGTTCCACCATGCGTGGAAGGGCCTCATCCACACTGTCGTCTACCAGCGCAACATGCGCGTCCACCTGGTCTCCGGTGTGCTCGTGGGGCTGGTGGGCAGCGGCATCCCCCTGGGGCTCGCCGAGAAGGTGACGCTCATCTTCTGCGTGCTGCTCATCTTCTTCGCGGAGATCCTCAACAGCGCGCTCGAGCACCTGGTGGATCTCGCCGTCCAGCAGTTCGACGAGAAGGCCCGCCTGGCCAAGGACGCCGCCGCCGCCGGGGTGATGGTGCTCGCCCTGGGCACGGTGGTCATCTTCGCCGCGCTGCTCGTGCACAACTGGGGCACGGTGCTGACGAGCGGGCCGCAGATCGCCCGGCAGGTGAAGCTGGGACTGCCCTTCACCGCGTGCGTCACCCTGCTCGTGCTGCCCCAGGCGCGCCCGGCCTGGGTGGACTGGCTCGCCTTCCTGGGCGCCGGGGGGCTCATCGCCATTCAGGCCACGGAGACCGCCAGCTCGGTGTTCTCCACGCTGACCGCCGGGCTGCTCGTGGTGGCGGGGGCCGCGGCGCGCGAGCGCAGGCGAGAGGCCGCGCATAAAAAAACCGGCGGCGCGCCGGTTGCTCACCACTCGTGA
- a CDS encoding N-acetylmuramoyl-L-alanine amidase, with amino-acid sequence MARLRSGHGPVLALLLLPAVAAAQAPLEDPLDCGLDPPGRVYVPRPGPRAHEAAPWTDREPTLVRRELRDSGMGTRSGVPQTRLHGGALSGKTIYLSPGHGFYRSAPLARWATQRPNTFGVVEDFVSAETLNQYLLPMLMGAGAVVVPVREPDLNPRMAIVNNGDPGYSEQGDPGLFSTSPVPGWGPPPSPMANNVLPFQLGGSRVMTAAAQATASASWVPNIPEDGARYVYIAYTSDPSRVHDAHFVVRHAGGESHFRINQRRHGGTWVMLGRFYFKAGQSPEKGAVQALNDSTAQGGVSLDAVRFGGGTGFIGDAEMGPVPRPRYEECARYHTQFSGAPASVFAPSGTNRLSNERNDDVTARSRFAAWDHEEGEDAVYVAWHTNASGAGAYGTEGYVYGPNPVDGTLNFTGVPGSDVMAQALLDELDHDLKATVVVDPPWRTRKLRSAYFGEVNPAHNPEMPSVLLEIAYHDSERDAVHLREADFRRVAARAILQGLIKYFAKRDGAPVHLPPEPPTAVAALNKAGGVEVRWAASPTDSDDVGGHAATAYRVYQSEDGLGWDEGHETAETAFTMALPPGTTRYFRVAALNAGGESFPSETVGVRTGEAPPVLIINAFDRLDATMNLTEDLTPYDLGSPVRVLLEAMNDGSSIRRHGAAVARHAVAFDSATNEAFAAKLTNLTGYRLVDWFTGRGGVKGAPPTRDEQVALRDFVSKGGHLLFSGSNAASQLLAGSAEDQAFLADILRATVGSSGTSSLLVEGQPGQWLAPATNLALDDGTRGGLAVGVTDVLAPAGGALPVLRYAGTEFPAGVASAPGGQVLFLGIPLEGIVSPWRREYVMGAFLARTGLLATEPAAPGDEPPLPDLGPANQWTPATGNDVRPPDPLPPPYVVGEVPESYEAADTGCGCGAGSAPVFMAWWGLLVTVQLQRARRRTPHSSR; translated from the coding sequence ATGGCACGCCTCCGTTCCGGGCATGGTCCCGTCCTTGCGCTCCTGCTGCTTCCCGCCGTCGCGGCCGCCCAGGCCCCCCTGGAAGATCCCCTCGACTGCGGCCTGGATCCCCCGGGCCGCGTTTACGTCCCCCGGCCCGGGCCCCGCGCCCACGAGGCCGCGCCCTGGACGGACAGAGAGCCGACGCTCGTCCGCCGGGAGCTGCGCGACTCCGGCATGGGCACGCGCTCGGGGGTACCTCAGACCCGGCTGCACGGCGGGGCGCTGTCCGGGAAGACGATCTACCTGAGCCCCGGGCACGGCTTCTACCGCAGCGCCCCCCTGGCGCGCTGGGCGACCCAGCGTCCCAACACGTTCGGGGTCGTCGAGGATTTTGTCTCAGCGGAGACGCTCAACCAGTACCTGCTGCCCATGCTGATGGGGGCGGGGGCCGTGGTGGTGCCGGTGCGGGAGCCGGACCTCAACCCGCGGATGGCCATCGTCAACAATGGGGACCCGGGCTACTCGGAGCAGGGGGACCCGGGCCTGTTCAGCACCTCCCCGGTGCCGGGGTGGGGGCCTCCGCCCTCGCCCATGGCGAACAACGTGCTGCCCTTCCAGCTTGGGGGGAGCCGGGTGATGACCGCCGCCGCCCAGGCGACGGCCTCGGCCTCGTGGGTGCCGAACATTCCGGAGGACGGCGCGCGGTACGTGTACATCGCCTACACCTCGGATCCCTCGCGCGTGCACGACGCGCACTTCGTGGTGCGGCACGCGGGGGGCGAGAGCCACTTCCGGATCAACCAGCGCCGCCATGGGGGCACCTGGGTGATGCTGGGGCGCTTCTACTTCAAGGCGGGCCAGTCGCCGGAGAAGGGGGCGGTGCAGGCCCTCAACGACTCCACGGCGCAGGGCGGCGTGTCCCTGGACGCGGTGCGCTTCGGCGGTGGCACGGGCTTCATCGGCGATGCGGAGATGGGGCCGGTGCCCCGGCCGCGCTATGAGGAGTGCGCGCGCTACCACACGCAGTTCAGCGGGGCGCCCGCCTCGGTGTTCGCCCCCTCGGGCACGAACAGGCTGAGCAACGAGCGCAACGACGACGTCACCGCGCGCTCGCGCTTCGCGGCGTGGGACCACGAGGAGGGCGAGGATGCCGTCTACGTGGCCTGGCACACCAACGCCTCGGGGGCGGGCGCGTACGGGACGGAGGGCTACGTGTACGGACCCAACCCGGTGGACGGCACGCTCAACTTCACGGGGGTGCCCGGCAGCGACGTGATGGCCCAGGCGCTGCTGGACGAGCTGGACCATGATCTCAAGGCCACGGTGGTGGTGGACCCGCCCTGGCGGACGCGGAAGCTGCGCTCGGCCTACTTCGGCGAGGTGAACCCGGCCCACAACCCCGAGATGCCCTCGGTGCTCCTGGAGATCGCCTACCACGACTCGGAGCGGGACGCGGTGCACCTGCGGGAAGCGGACTTCCGGAGGGTGGCGGCGCGCGCCATCCTGCAGGGGCTCATCAAGTACTTCGCGAAGCGGGATGGGGCGCCGGTCCACCTGCCGCCCGAGCCGCCCACGGCGGTGGCCGCGCTCAACAAGGCCGGAGGCGTGGAGGTACGCTGGGCCGCTTCCCCCACGGACAGCGATGACGTGGGAGGGCACGCGGCCACCGCGTACCGCGTCTACCAGAGCGAGGACGGCCTGGGCTGGGACGAGGGCCACGAGACGGCCGAGACCGCCTTCACCATGGCATTGCCCCCGGGCACCACGCGCTACTTCCGGGTGGCGGCCCTGAATGCGGGCGGAGAGTCCTTCCCCTCGGAGACGGTGGGGGTGCGGACCGGCGAGGCGCCGCCGGTGCTCATCATCAACGCCTTCGACCGGCTGGATGCGACCATGAACCTCACCGAGGACCTGACGCCGTATGATCTCGGCTCCCCGGTGCGCGTGTTGCTGGAGGCCATGAACGATGGCTCGTCCATCCGGCGGCATGGCGCCGCGGTGGCGCGGCACGCGGTGGCCTTCGACAGCGCGACGAACGAAGCCTTCGCCGCGAAGCTGACGAACCTCACGGGCTACCGGCTCGTGGACTGGTTCACGGGCCGAGGGGGCGTGAAGGGCGCGCCGCCCACCCGGGACGAGCAGGTCGCGCTTCGCGACTTCGTGTCCAAGGGAGGGCACCTGCTCTTCTCGGGCAGCAACGCCGCCTCCCAGCTCCTGGCGGGCAGCGCGGAGGATCAGGCCTTCCTGGCGGACATTCTCCGCGCCACGGTGGGCAGCAGCGGCACCTCCTCGCTCCTCGTGGAGGGCCAGCCGGGACAGTGGCTCGCCCCGGCCACGAACCTGGCGCTCGATGACGGGACGCGCGGTGGGCTGGCGGTGGGAGTGACCGACGTGCTGGCCCCGGCCGGTGGGGCGCTCCCCGTGCTGCGCTACGCCGGGACGGAGTTCCCGGCGGGAGTGGCCTCGGCGCCAGGGGGACAGGTCCTCTTCCTGGGAATTCCCCTGGAAGGCATCGTGAGCCCCTGGCGGCGGGAGTACGTGATGGGCGCATTCCTGGCCCGCACGGGGCTGCTCGCCACGGAGCCGGCCGCTCCGGGCGACGAGCCGCCGCTGCCTGACCTGGGACCGGCCAACCAGTGGACCCCTGCCACGGGCAATGACGTCCGGCCGCCCGACCCGCTCCCGCCTCCTTATGTGGTGGGCGAGGTGCCAGAGTCCTACGAAGCGGCGGATACGGGCTGTGGTTGTGGCGCGGGCTCCGCTCCGGTGTTCATGGCGTGGTGGGGCCTGCTCGTAACTGTGCAGCTCCAACGAGCGCGCCGGCGCACGCCGCATTCCAGTCGTTGA
- the gap gene encoding type I glyceraldehyde-3-phosphate dehydrogenase: protein MATKIAINGFGRIGRCILRAALSRKEQDIEIVAINDLDKPSSLAYLLKYDSVHRTWPGEVKATEKGIIVDGHSIAVTAERDPAALPWKSLGADVVLECTGRFTAREGAEKHLAAGAKKVIVSAPAKGPDLTIAYGINHDQYDPKKHHILSNASCTTNCLAPVAKTLLDSFGIEKGLMTTVHSYTNDQRVLDLAHEDMRRSRAAALSMIPTSTGAAKAIGEVLPSLKGKLHGLAIRVPTPNVSLVDLTVVTSKSVTEDALKAAFRKNAEGPLKGILQYSEEQTVSIDFNGNPHSAIFDATNAYVMGENLVKVMAWYDNEWGFSNRMVDTAKFLASKGF from the coding sequence ATGGCTACCAAGATCGCCATCAACGGCTTTGGCCGCATCGGCCGCTGCATCCTGCGCGCCGCGCTCAGCCGCAAGGAGCAGGACATCGAGATCGTCGCGATCAACGACCTCGACAAGCCCTCCTCGCTGGCCTACCTGCTGAAGTACGACTCCGTGCACCGCACGTGGCCCGGAGAGGTGAAGGCGACCGAGAAGGGCATCATCGTGGACGGCCACTCCATCGCCGTCACCGCGGAGCGGGATCCGGCGGCGCTGCCCTGGAAGTCGCTGGGCGCGGACGTCGTGCTGGAGTGCACGGGCCGCTTCACCGCGCGCGAGGGTGCCGAGAAGCACCTGGCCGCGGGCGCCAAGAAGGTCATCGTCTCGGCGCCGGCCAAAGGCCCGGACCTGACGATCGCCTACGGCATCAACCACGATCAGTACGATCCGAAGAAGCACCACATCCTGTCCAACGCCTCGTGCACCACCAACTGCCTGGCGCCGGTGGCCAAGACGCTGCTCGACAGCTTCGGCATCGAGAAGGGCCTGATGACGACGGTGCACAGCTACACCAACGACCAGCGCGTGCTGGACCTGGCGCACGAGGACATGCGCCGCTCGCGCGCCGCCGCGCTGTCGATGATCCCCACGAGCACGGGCGCCGCGAAGGCGATCGGTGAGGTGCTGCCGTCGCTCAAGGGCAAGCTGCACGGCCTGGCCATCCGCGTGCCGACCCCGAACGTGTCCCTGGTGGACCTGACGGTGGTGACGAGCAAGTCCGTGACCGAGGACGCGCTGAAGGCGGCCTTCCGCAAGAACGCCGAGGGACCGCTCAAGGGCATCCTGCAGTACAGCGAGGAGCAGACGGTCTCCATCGACTTCAACGGCAACCCGCACTCGGCCATCTTCGACGCGACCAACGCCTACGTCATGGGGGAAAACCTCGTGAAGGTGATGGCGTGGTACGACAACGAGTGGGGCTTCTCGAACCGCATGGTGGACACCGCCAAGTTCCTGGCGTCCAAGGGCTTCTAG
- a CDS encoding phosphoglycerate kinase encodes MIRYIDDMQLTGKRVFIRVDFNVPLEGRRVTDDTRIREALPTIRRALEMGGKVILASHLGRPKGPDQKLSLEPAASKLAELLGAKHEVILADDCVGDGVKKQVRELKDGQVLVLENLRFHKEEEANDEAFARELAALADVYINDAFGTAHRAHASTAGMVPFVKEKGAGLLMRKEIEYLGGVLKNPQKPFVAILGGSKVSDKIKVIESLLPKVDALLIGGAMAYTFLKAQGIEVGKSRVEGDKLSLATKILEAAERLKTSIVLPVDHVVANEPTEKGVKSETPDRAIPADQMGLDIGPKTRAQFNQHIRNAKTVIWNGPMGLFEVAQFAEGTRTVAESMANNRTAVTVIGGGDSAAAVQQMGYGAKMSHVSTGGGASLEFLEGRELPGIKALETK; translated from the coding sequence ATGATCCGCTACATCGATGACATGCAGCTGACGGGCAAGCGCGTCTTCATCCGCGTGGACTTCAACGTCCCGCTGGAGGGCCGGCGCGTGACCGACGACACCCGTATCCGCGAGGCGCTGCCGACCATTCGCCGCGCGCTGGAGATGGGTGGCAAAGTCATCCTGGCCTCCCACCTCGGCCGTCCCAAGGGGCCGGATCAGAAGCTGTCGCTGGAGCCCGCCGCCTCGAAGCTGGCCGAGCTGCTCGGGGCCAAGCACGAGGTGATTCTCGCCGACGACTGCGTGGGCGACGGGGTGAAGAAGCAGGTGCGGGAGCTGAAGGACGGGCAGGTGCTGGTGCTGGAGAACCTGCGCTTCCACAAGGAAGAGGAGGCCAATGACGAGGCCTTCGCGCGCGAGCTGGCGGCGCTGGCGGACGTGTACATCAACGATGCGTTCGGCACCGCGCACCGCGCCCATGCGTCCACCGCGGGCATGGTCCCCTTCGTGAAGGAGAAGGGCGCGGGCCTGCTGATGCGCAAGGAAATCGAATACCTGGGCGGCGTGCTGAAGAACCCGCAGAAGCCCTTCGTGGCCATCCTGGGTGGCTCGAAGGTGAGCGACAAGATCAAGGTCATCGAGAGCCTGCTGCCCAAGGTGGACGCGCTGCTCATCGGTGGCGCCATGGCCTACACCTTCCTCAAGGCGCAGGGCATCGAGGTGGGCAAGAGCCGCGTGGAGGGGGACAAGCTGTCCCTGGCCACGAAGATCCTCGAGGCGGCGGAGCGCCTGAAGACGTCCATCGTGCTGCCGGTGGACCACGTGGTGGCCAACGAGCCCACGGAGAAGGGCGTGAAGAGCGAGACGCCGGACCGGGCCATCCCCGCGGACCAGATGGGGCTGGACATCGGGCCGAAGACGCGCGCGCAGTTCAACCAGCACATCCGCAACGCGAAGACGGTCATCTGGAACGGCCCCATGGGCCTGTTCGAGGTGGCGCAGTTCGCCGAGGGCACCCGCACGGTGGCCGAGTCCATGGCGAACAACCGCACGGCGGTGACGGTGATTGGCGGCGGCGACAGCGCCGCGGCGGTGCAGCAGATGGGCTACGGGGCGAAGATGAGCCACGTGTCCACCGGTGGCGGCGCATCGCTGGAGTTCCTTGAGGGCCGCGAGCTGCCGGGCATCAAGGCGTTGGAGACGAAGTAG
- the tpiA gene encoding triose-phosphate isomerase, with protein sequence MAAEARRKIVAGNWKMNKTVPEALALVKELRGVVQALGDKVELVIAPPFVALHPVAQAIEGSNLKLAAQNCHWETSGAFTGEVAAPMLKELGCTYVIVGHSERRQFFGETDETVNKRSQAVLKAGMLPIICVGETLAEREGNRTLEVVERQVKGALAGFSAADVSRFVLAYEPVWAIGTGKTATSAQAQEVHAAIRAQLARLYDGAAAGQVRIQYGGSVKPDNAAELLGQPDVDGALVGGASLKAGDFVAIAKAGA encoded by the coding sequence ATGGCCGCCGAAGCACGCCGGAAGATCGTCGCTGGCAACTGGAAGATGAACAAGACCGTCCCCGAGGCGCTCGCGCTGGTGAAGGAGCTGCGGGGCGTGGTGCAGGCGCTGGGTGACAAGGTGGAGCTCGTCATCGCGCCGCCCTTCGTGGCGCTGCACCCGGTGGCCCAGGCCATCGAGGGCTCGAACCTGAAGCTGGCGGCGCAGAACTGCCACTGGGAGACCTCGGGGGCATTCACCGGCGAGGTGGCCGCGCCGATGCTGAAGGAGCTGGGCTGCACCTACGTCATCGTGGGCCACTCCGAGCGCCGTCAGTTTTTCGGGGAGACGGACGAGACGGTGAACAAGCGCTCCCAGGCGGTGCTCAAGGCGGGCATGCTGCCCATCATCTGCGTGGGCGAGACGCTGGCGGAGCGCGAGGGCAACCGGACGCTGGAGGTGGTGGAGCGCCAGGTGAAGGGGGCGCTCGCGGGCTTCAGCGCGGCGGACGTGTCCCGGTTCGTGCTGGCGTATGAGCCGGTGTGGGCCATCGGCACGGGCAAGACGGCCACGAGCGCCCAGGCGCAGGAGGTCCATGCGGCCATCCGGGCGCAGCTTGCCCGGCTGTACGACGGGGCGGCGGCGGGGCAGGTGCGGATCCAGTACGGCGGCAGCGTGAAGCCGGACAACGCCGCGGAATTGCTGGGCCAGCCGGATGTTGATGGGGCCCTGGTGGGCGGAGCGAGCCTGAAGGCGGGCGACTTCGTGGCCATCGCCAAGGCAGGGGCATAA
- the secG gene encoding preprotein translocase subunit SecG encodes MLTFFTIVHVILCVFMIFVILLQPGKDAGMGSALGGGAATSAFGGRGAVTFLSKLTGACAALFFMTSLGLSFVGLRPSVAAGPVATPPAAAAPAAAGGTAAPAAATPPVGAAPEGTPPSVEQPREAPAPAPAEAAPAQPAPQQ; translated from the coding sequence ATGCTGACCTTCTTCACGATCGTGCACGTCATCCTGTGCGTGTTCATGATCTTCGTCATCCTGCTGCAACCCGGGAAGGACGCGGGCATGGGCTCGGCGCTCGGCGGTGGAGCGGCCACGAGCGCCTTCGGTGGCCGGGGCGCGGTGACGTTCCTCAGCAAGCTGACGGGCGCCTGCGCGGCGCTGTTCTTCATGACGTCGCTGGGGCTGTCGTTCGTGGGGCTGCGCCCCTCGGTGGCGGCGGGCCCGGTGGCCACGCCTCCGGCGGCAGCGGCGCCCGCGGCGGCGGGAGGCACGGCGGCCCCGGCGGCGGCGACGCCTCCGGTGGGTGCGGCTCCGGAAGGAACCCCGCCCAGCGTGGAGCAGCCGCGCGAGGCGCCTGCCCCGGCACCGGCCGAGGCGGCCCCGGCGCAGCCTGCGCCGCAGCAGTAA
- a CDS encoding tyrosine-type recombinase/integrase, with amino-acid sequence MPKVEWLKAPKPEIDFLSFEEAEQLESHAEPGRWKTMITLALNTGLRIGELAALSWDCVDMANGRLVVKRNVYRGQLGTPKGGREREVPLNERALRALCENPRRLNSPWVFLQRDGGFIRNPQHACAEAILRNAERAGIRPIGWHTLRHTFASHLVMRGVPLKAIQELMGHANIEMTMRYAHLSPDVKKDAVRALDVRPNGTLTAHSQEATPKN; translated from the coding sequence GTGCCCAAGGTGGAGTGGCTCAAGGCCCCCAAGCCCGAGATCGACTTCCTCTCTTTCGAGGAGGCCGAGCAGTTGGAGAGCCACGCGGAACCCGGCCGGTGGAAGACGATGATCACCCTCGCCCTCAACACGGGGCTGCGCATCGGCGAGTTGGCCGCGTTGTCCTGGGACTGCGTGGACATGGCCAACGGACGCCTCGTGGTGAAGAGGAACGTCTACCGAGGGCAGCTGGGCACTCCCAAGGGTGGCCGAGAGCGAGAGGTACCGCTCAATGAGAGGGCGCTGAGGGCCCTGTGCGAGAACCCACGGCGCCTCAACTCCCCGTGGGTGTTCCTGCAGCGGGACGGCGGCTTCATCCGCAATCCCCAGCACGCCTGCGCGGAGGCGATCCTCCGCAACGCCGAGCGAGCGGGCATCCGGCCCATCGGGTGGCACACGCTACGCCACACCTTCGCCAGCCACCTCGTCATGCGCGGGGTACCCCTGAAAGCCATCCAGGAGCTGATGGGGCACGCCAACATCGAGATGACGATGCGCTACGCCCACCTCAGCCCGGACGTGAAGAAGGACGCGGTGCGGGCCCTCGACGTGCGCCCCAACGGCACATTGACGGCACATAGCCAGGAGGCGACGCCCAAAAACTAA
- a CDS encoding BrxE family protein: MSQPVLVRIIRARLLVGALGERLRWWPSQFTSSSGRRNLGLVLPRSLPRAVVESVTLSARRHHDGLVPTHGLHLFRLGPAHEDAIAHHLASGALQLTMPADDRAEILGDLASFGAKQRSDLVPGPCLLGPPSRLRLHDAVDEIAGAYAWAAQSGHVTVPYFAEVDG; the protein is encoded by the coding sequence ATGAGTCAACCCGTCCTCGTCCGCATCATCCGCGCCAGACTTCTCGTTGGAGCGCTCGGAGAGCGCCTTCGCTGGTGGCCCAGCCAGTTCACGAGTTCTTCGGGTCGGCGAAACCTTGGCCTCGTTCTCCCGCGCTCCCTGCCGCGCGCCGTCGTTGAATCGGTTACGTTATCGGCTCGGCGTCACCACGACGGATTGGTTCCCACGCATGGCCTCCATCTGTTTCGCCTGGGCCCGGCGCACGAAGATGCGATCGCCCACCACTTGGCCAGCGGTGCGCTCCAGTTGACGATGCCTGCGGACGACCGCGCGGAGATCCTTGGGGACCTCGCCAGCTTCGGTGCGAAGCAGCGGTCCGACCTGGTGCCTGGCCCGTGCTTGCTTGGCCCCCCATCTCGCCTCCGCCTTCACGACGCAGTCGATGAGATCGCCGGGGCCTATGCCTGGGCGGCTCAGTCTGGGCATGTCACGGTACCGTACTTCGCTGAGGTGGACGGATGA
- a CDS encoding BrxA family protein: protein MTDVRPYTSRAIKSTGLLDETRLLLRAWRPGESAADLRRRVRDEGLLGKTTAARAVDVVTHVFNQRFLAAGVETTKCIQQLLQVRGAGGWFDHVCFLLTARNDVVLRDAATRFLPDCVEAGRTTVDTASFEAFLLDREADGHIPKPWSPTVRRRVAQHILGQLSDFGALTKPRRAGVRTILRFEPDPVAVAWLAYDLHFKGVSDGAILEHEDWAVWALGPAAVRENLLHMAVPSLWELQVAGSVAQFTWGCHSMREVVDVLARLDVR from the coding sequence ATGACCGATGTGCGCCCGTACACCTCGCGCGCTATCAAGTCCACCGGTCTGCTCGACGAGACGCGGTTGCTTCTGCGAGCTTGGCGTCCTGGTGAGTCGGCGGCTGACTTGCGGCGTCGCGTGCGAGACGAGGGACTCCTCGGCAAGACCACGGCGGCTCGGGCTGTCGATGTGGTGACGCACGTCTTCAACCAGCGCTTCCTCGCCGCTGGTGTCGAGACCACTAAGTGCATTCAGCAACTCCTCCAGGTACGCGGCGCCGGCGGGTGGTTTGACCATGTCTGTTTCTTGCTCACCGCGCGTAACGATGTCGTCCTGCGCGATGCCGCCACCCGCTTTCTGCCCGATTGCGTTGAAGCTGGTCGCACGACGGTTGACACCGCTTCCTTCGAGGCCTTCCTGCTTGACCGCGAGGCTGATGGCCACATCCCGAAGCCGTGGTCTCCCACCGTGCGTCGCCGTGTGGCACAGCACATCCTGGGGCAGCTCTCCGACTTCGGAGCACTGACAAAGCCGCGTCGGGCTGGTGTTCGCACCATCCTGCGCTTTGAGCCCGACCCTGTTGCCGTGGCGTGGCTTGCCTACGATCTTCACTTCAAGGGCGTATCCGACGGCGCCATTCTCGAGCATGAGGACTGGGCCGTATGGGCGCTCGGTCCAGCTGCCGTGCGCGAGAACCTGCTGCACATGGCCGTACCATCCCTGTGGGAACTCCAGGTCGCGGGCAGCGTGGCGCAATTCACTTGGGGATGCCACAGCATGCGGGAGGTGGTCGATGTCCTCGCTCGACTCGACGTTCGCTGA